The following is a genomic window from Fervidobacterium sp..
GCAAGCCAATAAAACTTATGATTCTCGATAATTACAGCGACAAAACACAGGCGGAAAAGATTGTTGAGCGTTTGGTAAAGGAGTATAAAGCTATTGTAATTATTGGAAGTTACGATAGTTCACTGAATATCCCCTCCACAGATATGGCAAACAAAATGAAAATACCTTATGTAATACCAACGGACACAAGTCCTATGGCAACATTTAACAAGCCTTTTGTTTTTAGAATATGTTTCAACAACAACACGCAGGCTAAAGCTATGGCGCAGTACGCAATTAAAAGTCTCGGTGCCAAAACAGCGGCAATACTTTACGATTCAGGAAATGATTATTCTGTAGGACTCGCCTATGCGTTTAGAGAAGCGTTTGTGAAGGAGACTAAAAACGATAAATCAGTCGTTGCCGTAGAGTCATACAAAAGCGGTGAAAGAGATTTTAAGAATAAGCTTAACATCATAGCCAGCGCTAAACCAGATGTACTTTTTGCTCCAACGCCAACTGGTTATGAGGGTGCTCTGATTATAAATCAGGCACGAAGTCTTGGTATGAAACAAAATATATTGGGCAGTGATACCTGGGATGCGCCGTTGTTTTATCTGGAGTTGGACAGTTCTGCTGAAAACGTTTATTTCTCAAGTATGTTTGATACCAAAGCTAAACTTTCTGATAAGACACCTTCATTTGTTGAAAAGTACAAAAGCCGATATGGTGGAGAACCATCTTACCTTGTTGCTTACGGCTATGATGCTTATATGGTGGTAGTTGATTCAATAAAAAGAGCAAATTCTTTGAATCCGGAAGAGATAAGGCGCGCTTTGATTACAACAAATTATACAGGTGTGACAGGTAACATAAGGTTTGATCAGAACAGAGAAGCCCTTACTGATGTAATAATAAAAAGTATTAAAAAAGGGAAGGCTGAAGTGGTAAGCATCTTCAAAGTTCAGTAAACATTCCGTAGGTGGTGATTTCAATGGATAACAAACCCGAAAAAAACAATTGGTCTATCGTTGTTTCTTACTTAATATTAATTGCATACGCAATTGCTACCTTGTTTCCGTTTACATGGGCAATTCTCGTCTCTTTGACACCAATTACGTACGTTGACAGCCAAGGTAATGAAAAGGGGGTTAATATATTCGATTGGCCACCAAGGATAAGACTTTTCCCAAAACCATCAGCTTTTGGTTCTCCTTTGACATTCGCCAATTATAAACTCATATTCGAGGTAGTTCCTCTTTACAGAAGATGGCTTTGGAACACGATAGTCTATGCAGGACTGTTGACAATAGGAAATATATTACTTAATTCACTTGGTGGATATGCATTTGCAAGGTTGAATTTTCCATTTAAAAATGTCTGGTTCACACTGTTTCTTGCAACAATGATGGTACCAGGACAGGTAACTCTAATTCCTCAATACAACTTACTGGTTAGATATGGACTAATAAACACTTATACAGGTCTTTTCTTACCAAAGTTAACGAACGTTTTTGGTTTGTTTTTGATGAGACAGTTCTTTCTAAACTTTCCAAAAGAGCTCGAAGAAGCGGCACGTATTGATGGTTCAGGAATCCTCAGAACTTATTTCAAGATAGTCTTACCAAATGCACTTCCGGCTGTAAGTGCACTTGCTATATACACTTTCCTTGGAGCATGGAATGACTTCCAATGGCCATTAATAATAATGAGCAGAAAAGAAATGTACACTTTAACACTTGGTTTGAACTTCTTCAAAACTTCCTACTATACTTATTGGCAATATATGATGGCAGCTTCCATTTTCATGACGATACCCATGATAATAATATTCCTATCTTTCCAAAAGTATTTCATAGAAACTGGAAAAGCTGTTGCAGTAAAAGGTTAAGAGGGAGGTCAGTCAGATGGGAAGAGTTAAAGCATGCATTTTTGACCTTGACGGAGTAATTGTAGATACTGCGAAATACCACTATCTTGCGTGGAAAAGGCTTGCACAAGAACTTGGTTTCGAATTTACCGAAAAGGATAATGAAAGATTGAAAGGCGTTAGCCGTATGGAATCACTTGAAATACTCTTGTCTGTTGGAGGAATAAAGATAGATGATCAAAAGAAGAAGGAAGAACTTGCAGAAAAGAAAAATAATTGGTATGTCGAGTACATAAGTAATATGACAGAAGAAGAGATATTACCGGGTGTGAAAGATTTTCTCGAGTTACTTAAAAGAAATGGAATAAAAATAGCGATCGGTTCGGCAAGTAAGAATACGATGACTATTCTAAATCGTATAAATTTATCGACGTTTTTCGATGTCATTGTTGATGGTACAAAGATAACAAAGGCAAAACCTGATCCTGAAGTATTCTTGAAGGCAGCTCAAGAATTGAACATTCAACCCAGCGATTGTTGTGTTTTCGAAGACGCCGTCGCTGGTATTGAAGCAGCAAAACGAGCGGGTATGAAAGTTATCGGTGTAGGAAACCCTGAGATATTAAGAGGAGCCGACAAAGTAGTTACTTCGCTTCAATCGTGTGGCATTGAACTGATAGAATTCTAAATTTCCAAGATTGGAGGGAAGATAAAGTGTGGGAAGTCCTGAGGAAAAGTTACGATTACAAAGATAACTATGTGTACGAAACACTTTTTACACTTGCAAACGGTTATTTGAGTTTGAGAGGTACAGAAGAATTTTCAAAAAATGTTATGAAAGGAACTTACATAGCAGGTATATTTGACAAATCAGAAGCACAAGTTACAGAACTTGTCAATTTACCTGACCCACTTGAGTTCACCATATATGTTGATGGTACAGCTTTGAACTTGGATAATGTTGAGATTCTCTCCTATGAAAGAAAACTTGATATGAAAAATGGTACTTTAAATTCAAAGTACGAAGTTAAGGTAA
Proteins encoded in this region:
- a CDS encoding ABC transporter substrate-binding protein encodes the protein MRVKVNIFLFVLFVLFFWNITFAQEIVVGVTQPLSGKFAEYGQYILRGISMAYEEVKSVLGKPIKLMILDNYSDKTQAEKIVERLVKEYKAIVIIGSYDSSLNIPSTDMANKMKIPYVIPTDTSPMATFNKPFVFRICFNNNTQAKAMAQYAIKSLGAKTAAILYDSGNDYSVGLAYAFREAFVKETKNDKSVVAVESYKSGERDFKNKLNIIASAKPDVLFAPTPTGYEGALIINQARSLGMKQNILGSDTWDAPLFYLELDSSAENVYFSSMFDTKAKLSDKTPSFVEKYKSRYGGEPSYLVAYGYDAYMVVVDSIKRANSLNPEEIRRALITTNYTGVTGNIRFDQNREALTDVIIKSIKKGKAEVVSIFKVQ
- a CDS encoding carbohydrate ABC transporter permease; the encoded protein is MDNKPEKNNWSIVVSYLILIAYAIATLFPFTWAILVSLTPITYVDSQGNEKGVNIFDWPPRIRLFPKPSAFGSPLTFANYKLIFEVVPLYRRWLWNTIVYAGLLTIGNILLNSLGGYAFARLNFPFKNVWFTLFLATMMVPGQVTLIPQYNLLVRYGLINTYTGLFLPKLTNVFGLFLMRQFFLNFPKELEEAARIDGSGILRTYFKIVLPNALPAVSALAIYTFLGAWNDFQWPLIIMSRKEMYTLTLGLNFFKTSYYTYWQYMMAASIFMTIPMIIIFLSFQKYFIETGKAVAVKG
- the pgmB gene encoding beta-phosphoglucomutase — protein: MGRVKACIFDLDGVIVDTAKYHYLAWKRLAQELGFEFTEKDNERLKGVSRMESLEILLSVGGIKIDDQKKKEELAEKKNNWYVEYISNMTEEEILPGVKDFLELLKRNGIKIAIGSASKNTMTILNRINLSTFFDVIVDGTKITKAKPDPEVFLKAAQELNIQPSDCCVFEDAVAGIEAAKRAGMKVIGVGNPEILRGADKVVTSLQSCGIELIEF